The DNA sequence CAGTCTGAAGCTCCTGCAGAGTCATCTGGAAACCACCGTCGCCAACGACGGCCCACACTTCCTCGCCAGGATGCGCAAACGCTGCGCCCATCGCCGCCGGGAAGCCGAAGCCCATCGTGCCAAGGCCGCCGCTCGTCATCATCTGGTACGGTCGCCGGAACTTGTAAACCTGCGCCGTCCACATCTGGTGCTGGCCGACATCGGTGCTGACGTACGCGTCGCTGTTCGAAAGCTCGTTGAGCTTATCGAGCACGTGCCGCGCCACAAACTTCTTGCTGTCTGGGATCACGATCGGGTTGGCTCGTTGCCACTCGCGAATCATGCCCCACCATTCGGGGTTCTTCTTCGGGGCGACGTTCGCCAAGAACTCGGGCAGGCTGATCGAGAGGTCGCCGGGGACCACGACTTCCGTCGTCACGATCTTGCTGAATTCGCTGTAGTCGATGTCGAAGTGAATGATCTTCGCCTTGGGCGCAAAGCCGCTGACCTTACCAGTCAGGCGGTCGTCCCACCGAATGCCGATACCGATAATCAGGTCGGCCTCCTGAACCGCCCGAGTACCCGTGTATTCGCCGTGCATGCCCATCATGCCCAGCGATCGCGAGTCGTTTCGGTCGACATTCCCGAGTCCAAGCAGAGTGGAGATAACGGGAAGGTCGCACTTCTCGGCGAGTTGGCGGAGGATTTCGGACGTATCCGACCAAATGACGCCGGCACCGGCGATGACGATCGGTCGCTCGGCTTCCTTCAGCAGGCGAGCCGCACGCTCGAACGACAGCGGATTGATGTCGGCCGCCGGTCGGTAGCCACGCCGTCCAACCTTGTCCGGGAACGGAGCATCGGTCGTCGCAATGAAGACGTCCTTGGGAATATCGACGAGCACCGGACCTTTGCGGCCGCTGTTCGCCAAATAGAACGCTTCCTCCAAAACCTGCGGGAGGTCGGAGACGTTCTGCACGAGGTAGTTGTGCTTCGTGATAGGAATCGTGATGCCCTGGATATCCGTTTCCTGAAAGGCGTCGGTACCGATCGCCCACGAATTCACGTTGCCGGTCAGGGCCACCATCGGAATGCTGTCCATCATCGCCGTTGCAATGCCGGTGACGAGGTTGGTAGCCCCTGGTCCGCTGGTCGCCAAACACACGCCAACCTTGCCGGTCGAACGCGCGTATCCATCCGCCATATGTGCCGCACATTGTTCGTGCCGAACGA is a window from the Armatimonadota bacterium genome containing:
- the ilvB gene encoding biosynthetic-type acetolactate synthase large subunit; protein product: MNQRSGAKIVMESLVRQGVDTLFGYPGGVVLPLYDEMLNWPQVKHVLVRHEQCAAHMADGYARSTGKVGVCLATSGPGATNLVTGIATAMMDSIPMVALTGNVNSWAIGTDAFQETDIQGITIPITKHNYLVQNVSDLPQVLEEAFYLANSGRKGPVLVDIPKDVFIATTDAPFPDKVGRRGYRPAADINPLSFERAARLLKEAERPIVIAGAGVIWSDTSEILRQLAEKCDLPVISTLLGLGNVDRNDSRSLGMMGMHGEYTGTRAVQEADLIIGIGIRWDDRLTGKVSGFAPKAKIIHFDIDYSEFSKIVTTEVVVPGDLSISLPEFLANVAPKKNPEWWGMIREWQRANPIVIPDSKKFVARHVLDKLNELSNSDAYVSTDVGQHQMWTAQVYKFRRPYQMMTSGGLGTMGFGFPAAMGAAFAHPGEEVWAVVGDGGFQMTLQELQTAVENHLDIKICLINNGFLGMVRQWQELFYDNRYSHVSMGNPDYAKLAEAYGVTFFRCSSRAEVESTIEKARAAKGPVLCEFLVEMEENVFPMVAAGASNDNIITDPALSQPAMAEATQ